Proteins from one Enterobacter bugandensis genomic window:
- a CDS encoding YkgJ family cysteine cluster protein: MDCRPDCGACCTAPSISSPIPGMPEGKPANTRCVQLSESNLCMIFESPLRPKVCSGLQPSAEMCGSTRAQAMTWLLELEALTAP, encoded by the coding sequence ATGGATTGTCGTCCAGATTGCGGCGCGTGCTGTACCGCTCCGTCCATTTCAAGCCCCATTCCAGGCATGCCTGAAGGCAAGCCCGCCAATACCCGCTGCGTTCAGCTCTCTGAATCCAACCTGTGTATGATCTTTGAGTCTCCCCTGCGCCCGAAGGTCTGTTCCGGGCTTCAGCCATCAGCTGAAATGTGCGGCAGCACGCGCGCGCAGGCAATGACATGGCTGCTGGAGCTGGAAGCGCTCACCGCGCCTTAA
- the setB gene encoding sugar efflux transporter SetB produces MHNTPAATALKPFDLTSTAFLIVAFFTGIAGALQTPTLSLFLTNEVHARPAMVGFFFTGSAIIGILVSQFLAGRSDRKGDRKSLIVFCCLMGVLACVLFAWNRNYFILLFIGVFLSSFGSTANPQLFALAREHADHTGREAVMFSSILRAQVSLAWVIGPPLAYALAMGFGFTVMYLSAAVAFVACGAMVWFFLPSMRKEPKVATGVLEAPRRNRRDALLLFVICTLMWGTNSLYIINMPLFIIDELHLPEKLAGIMMGTAAGLEIPTMLIAGYYAKRFGKRFLMRIAAVAGLLFYVGMLTVHTPALLLALQLLNAVYIGILAGIGMLYFQDLMPGQAGAATTLYTNTTRVGWIIAGSMAGIVAEIWNYHTVFWIALVMCTLTIGCLARIKDV; encoded by the coding sequence ATGCATAACACCCCTGCGGCCACCGCGCTGAAGCCCTTTGATTTGACGTCAACGGCGTTCCTGATTGTTGCCTTCTTTACGGGCATCGCCGGTGCGTTGCAAACCCCGACGCTGAGCCTGTTCCTGACCAACGAAGTTCACGCCCGTCCGGCGATGGTTGGCTTCTTTTTTACCGGAAGCGCCATCATCGGCATTCTTGTCAGCCAGTTTCTCGCCGGTCGTTCCGACCGCAAAGGCGATCGTAAAAGCCTGATCGTTTTCTGCTGTCTGATGGGGGTGTTGGCCTGCGTCCTGTTTGCCTGGAACCGTAACTATTTCATTCTGCTATTCATCGGCGTTTTTCTGAGCAGCTTTGGCTCAACCGCCAACCCGCAGCTGTTTGCCCTTGCCCGCGAACATGCCGACCATACCGGGCGGGAAGCGGTGATGTTCAGCTCGATATTGCGCGCTCAGGTGTCGCTGGCATGGGTAATTGGCCCGCCGCTGGCCTACGCGCTGGCAATGGGGTTTGGCTTTACGGTGATGTACCTGAGCGCGGCGGTCGCGTTTGTGGCGTGCGGCGCAATGGTATGGTTTTTTCTGCCGTCAATGCGCAAAGAGCCCAAAGTGGCAACGGGCGTGCTGGAAGCGCCGCGTCGTAACCGCCGCGATGCCCTGCTCCTGTTTGTTATCTGCACGCTGATGTGGGGCACCAACAGCCTGTATATCATTAACATGCCGCTGTTTATTATTGATGAGCTACACCTGCCGGAGAAGCTGGCCGGCATTATGATGGGCACCGCCGCGGGTCTTGAGATCCCAACCATGCTGATTGCAGGCTATTATGCGAAGCGTTTTGGAAAGCGTTTTTTAATGCGCATTGCGGCCGTCGCCGGGCTGCTATTCTACGTTGGCATGCTGACGGTCCATACGCCAGCCCTGCTTCTTGCTTTACAGCTGCTGAACGCCGTGTATATCGGCATCCTGGCGGGGATTGGCATGCTCTACTTCCAGGATCTGATGCCGGGGCAGGCAGGTGCCGCCACCACCCTTTATACTAATACCACCCGCGTGGGCTGGATTATCGCGGGCTCGATGGCCGGTATCGTTGCCGAGATCTGGAACTACCACACGGTGTTCTGGATTGCGCTGGTGATGTGTACGCTGACGATTGGCTGTCTGGCGAGGATCAAGGACGTTTAA
- a CDS encoding amino acid permease codes for MVSETKTTEAPTLRRELKARHLTMIAIGGSIGTGLFVASGATISAAGPGGALFSYILIGLMVYFLMTSLGELAAYMPVSGSFSTYGQKYVEEGFGFALGWNYWYNWAVTIAVDLVAAQLVMTWWFPDTPGWIWSALFLAVIFLLNYISVRGFGEAEYWFSLIKVATVIIFIVVGVAMIVGIFKGAEPAGWSNWTIGDAPFAGGFSAMIGVAMIVGFSFQGTELIGIAAGESENPEKNIPRAVRQVFWRILLFYVFAILIISLIIPYTDPSLLRNDVKDISVSPFTLVFQHAGLLSAAAVMNAVILTAVLSAGNSGMYASTRMLYTLACDGKAPRIFSKLSRGGVPRNALYATTVIAGLCFLTSMFGNQTVYLWLLNTSGMTGFIAWLGIAISHYRFRRGYVMQGHDLNNLPYRSGFFPLGPIFAFVLCLIITLGQNYEAFLADTIDWGAVTATYIGIPLFLIIWFGYKLTKGTRFVRYSEMDFPERFKQ; via the coding sequence ATGGTTTCAGAAACTAAAACCACAGAAGCGCCCACGCTACGTCGTGAACTCAAGGCGCGTCACCTGACGATGATCGCCATTGGCGGCTCTATCGGTACAGGTCTTTTCGTTGCCTCTGGCGCAACGATTTCGGCAGCCGGCCCGGGTGGGGCATTATTCTCTTATATCCTGATTGGCCTGATGGTTTATTTCCTGATGACCAGCCTGGGCGAACTGGCGGCATACATGCCGGTGTCAGGTTCGTTTTCGACCTACGGACAAAAATACGTTGAGGAAGGCTTCGGCTTCGCGCTGGGCTGGAATTACTGGTACAACTGGGCCGTCACCATCGCCGTGGACCTCGTCGCCGCGCAGCTGGTGATGACCTGGTGGTTCCCGGACACGCCGGGCTGGATCTGGAGCGCCCTGTTCCTCGCCGTCATCTTCCTGCTGAACTACATCTCCGTGCGCGGCTTTGGCGAAGCGGAATACTGGTTCTCTTTGATCAAAGTGGCCACCGTCATCATCTTTATCGTCGTCGGCGTGGCGATGATCGTGGGTATTTTCAAAGGGGCTGAACCTGCGGGCTGGAGTAACTGGACCATCGGCGACGCGCCGTTTGCCGGGGGCTTCTCGGCGATGATTGGCGTGGCGATGATTGTCGGCTTCTCCTTCCAGGGCACGGAGCTGATTGGTATCGCGGCCGGTGAATCCGAAAACCCGGAGAAGAACATTCCGCGCGCGGTGCGTCAGGTGTTCTGGCGTATCCTGCTGTTCTACGTGTTCGCTATTTTGATTATCAGCCTGATCATTCCGTATACCGATCCAAGCCTGCTGCGTAACGACGTGAAAGACATCAGCGTCAGCCCGTTCACCCTGGTCTTCCAGCACGCGGGCCTGCTCTCAGCGGCGGCGGTAATGAATGCGGTGATCCTGACGGCGGTGCTGTCGGCGGGTAACTCCGGCATGTACGCCTCCACCCGTATGCTTTATACCCTGGCCTGCGACGGCAAAGCGCCGCGCATTTTCTCGAAACTGTCCCGCGGCGGCGTACCGCGCAACGCGCTGTATGCCACCACGGTGATTGCCGGCCTGTGCTTCCTGACCTCCATGTTCGGCAACCAGACGGTGTACCTGTGGCTGCTTAACACCTCCGGGATGACGGGCTTTATCGCCTGGCTGGGCATTGCCATCAGCCACTACCGTTTCCGTCGCGGCTACGTCATGCAGGGTCATGACCTGAATAACCTGCCGTACCGTTCAGGGTTCTTCCCGCTGGGGCCGATTTTCGCCTTCGTTCTGTGCCTGATCATTACTCTGGGTCAGAACTATGAGGCCTTCCTTGCGGACACCATTGACTGGGGTGCCGTCACGGCGACCTACATTGGTATTCCGCTGTTCCTGATCATCTGGTTTGGCTACAAACTGACGAAAGGAACCCGCTTCGTTCGCTACAGTGAAATGGATTTCCCGGAACGATTTAAACAATAA
- the nfo gene encoding deoxyribonuclease IV: protein MKYVGAHVSAAGGLANAAIRAAEIEATAFALFTKNQRQWRAAPLTAEVIDDFKAACEKFHYGPGQILPHDSYLINLGHPVQEALDKSREAFLDEVQRCEQLGLTLLNFHPGSHLMQIDEDACLARIAESINMTLDKTKGVTAVIENTAGQGSNLGFRFEHLAAIIDGVEDKSRVGVCIDTCHAFAAGYDLRTTEATKNTFEEFERVVGFKYLRGMHLNDAKSAFGSRVDRHHSLGEGNIGHDAFRFIMQDARFDGIPMVLETINPDIWAEEIAWLKAQQTAEQAA from the coding sequence ATGAAATACGTTGGAGCGCACGTCAGCGCTGCAGGTGGCCTGGCGAATGCCGCCATTCGCGCCGCCGAAATTGAGGCTACCGCTTTCGCCCTGTTCACCAAAAACCAGCGCCAGTGGCGCGCCGCGCCGCTCACCGCTGAGGTCATTGACGATTTCAAAGCCGCCTGTGAAAAATTCCATTACGGGCCGGGTCAGATCCTTCCCCACGACAGCTATCTGATTAACCTCGGGCATCCGGTGCAGGAAGCGCTGGATAAGTCCCGCGAGGCGTTCCTTGATGAAGTGCAGCGCTGCGAACAGCTCGGGCTGACGCTGCTGAACTTCCATCCGGGTAGTCATCTGATGCAGATTGATGAAGATGCCTGTCTGGCGCGCATTGCCGAATCCATCAACATGACGCTGGATAAGACCAAAGGCGTCACCGCAGTGATTGAAAACACGGCTGGTCAGGGCAGCAACCTCGGCTTTAGGTTTGAACATCTGGCGGCAATCATTGACGGCGTGGAAGATAAGTCTCGCGTGGGCGTGTGCATTGATACCTGCCATGCGTTTGCCGCCGGGTATGACCTGCGCACAACCGAGGCCACGAAAAATACTTTCGAGGAGTTCGAGCGCGTTGTTGGCTTTAAATATCTGCGCGGTATGCACCTGAACGATGCGAAAAGCGCGTTCGGCAGCCGCGTTGACCGCCACCACAGCCTGGGCGAAGGCAATATCGGTCACGATGCCTTCCGCTTTATTATGCAGGACGCCCGCTTCGACGGTATTCCGATGGTGCTGGAAACCATCAATCCGGATATCTGGGCGGAGGAGATTGCCTGGCTGAAGGCTCAGCAAACCGCAGAACAGGCGGCATAA
- the fruA gene encoding PTS fructose transporter subunit IIBC, which produces MKTLLIIDSGLGQARAYMAKTLLGAAAQKAHLDIIDNPGDAELAIVLGDKIPADSALNGKKVWLGDINRAVAHPELFLSEAKGHATVYSAPVAAAPAAASGPKRVVAVTACPTGVAHTFMAAEAIETEAKKRGWWVKVETRGSVGAGNAITPEEVAEADLVIVAADIEVDLAKFAGKPMYRTSTGLALKKTAQEFDKALAEAKPYQATGAVKTPTEGKKESAGAYRHLLTGVSYMLPMVVAGGLCIALSFAFGITAFKEEGTLAAALMQIGGGSAFALMVPVLAGFIAFSIADRPGLTPGLIGGMLAVSTGSGFIGGIIAGFLAGYVAKLISSKLKLPQSMEALKPILIIPLISSLVVGLAMIYLIGKPVAGILAGLTHWLQTMGTANAVLLGAILGGMMCTDMGGPVNKAAYAFGVGLLSTQTYAPMAAIMAAGMVPPLALGLATIIARRKFDKAQQEGGKAALVLGLCFITEGAIPFAARDPMRVLPCCIVGGAVTGAISMAIGAKLMAPHGGLFVLLIPGAITPVLGYLLAIVAGTLVAGLSYAVLKRPEAEVVAKAA; this is translated from the coding sequence ATGAAAACGCTGCTGATCATTGACTCCGGTCTCGGACAGGCTCGCGCCTACATGGCGAAGACCCTGCTGGGCGCGGCGGCACAAAAAGCACACCTGGACATCATTGATAACCCAGGCGATGCCGAACTGGCGATTGTCCTGGGCGATAAAATTCCCGCTGACAGCGCGCTGAACGGCAAAAAAGTGTGGCTGGGCGATATTAATCGCGCGGTGGCACACCCGGAACTGTTCCTGAGCGAAGCGAAAGGTCACGCGACCGTCTACAGCGCGCCTGTCGCGGCGGCTCCTGCTGCGGCCTCGGGTCCGAAACGCGTTGTCGCGGTCACGGCCTGCCCGACGGGCGTGGCGCATACCTTTATGGCGGCTGAAGCCATTGAAACCGAAGCGAAAAAACGCGGCTGGTGGGTGAAGGTTGAAACCCGTGGCTCCGTGGGGGCGGGCAATGCCATTACGCCGGAAGAGGTCGCTGAGGCCGATCTGGTGATTGTGGCGGCAGATATCGAAGTGGATCTGGCGAAATTTGCCGGCAAACCGATGTACCGCACCTCTACCGGCCTGGCGCTGAAAAAGACCGCGCAGGAGTTTGATAAGGCCCTGGCAGAAGCCAAACCGTATCAGGCCACCGGCGCAGTAAAAACGCCGACCGAAGGCAAAAAAGAGTCTGCGGGCGCATACCGTCACCTGCTGACCGGCGTGTCCTACATGCTGCCGATGGTGGTTGCGGGCGGCCTGTGTATCGCACTGTCGTTCGCGTTTGGTATTACGGCATTTAAAGAAGAAGGGACGCTTGCGGCTGCGCTGATGCAGATCGGCGGCGGTTCAGCGTTCGCGCTGATGGTGCCGGTGCTGGCGGGCTTTATCGCTTTCTCCATCGCTGACCGTCCGGGTCTGACCCCGGGTCTTATCGGCGGTATGCTGGCAGTGAGCACCGGCTCCGGCTTTATTGGCGGTATCATCGCCGGTTTCCTCGCGGGTTACGTCGCGAAGCTGATTAGCTCGAAGCTGAAGCTGCCGCAGAGTATGGAGGCGCTGAAGCCAATCCTGATCATTCCGCTCATCTCCAGCCTGGTGGTCGGTCTGGCGATGATCTACCTGATTGGTAAGCCGGTTGCGGGTATCCTGGCGGGCCTGACCCACTGGCTGCAAACCATGGGCACGGCGAACGCGGTGCTGCTGGGCGCAATCCTCGGCGGCATGATGTGTACCGACATGGGTGGCCCGGTGAACAAAGCGGCATACGCCTTTGGCGTTGGCCTGCTGAGTACCCAGACCTACGCGCCGATGGCGGCGATCATGGCGGCCGGTATGGTGCCACCGCTGGCGCTTGGCCTGGCGACGATTATTGCCCGTCGTAAGTTCGACAAAGCGCAGCAGGAAGGCGGTAAAGCGGCGCTGGTGCTGGGCCTGTGCTTCATCACCGAAGGTGCGATTCCGTTCGCGGCGCGTGACCCAATGCGTGTTCTGCCGTGCTGTATCGTCGGCGGCGCGGTAACGGGTGCCATCTCCATGGCGATTGGCGCGAAGCTGATGGCACCGCACGGCGGTCTGTTCGTCCTGCTGATCCCTGGCGCCATCACCCCGGTACTGGGTTATCTGCTGGCGATTGTTGCCGGTACGCTGGTGGCAGGCCTGTCTTACGCGGTGCTGAAACGTCCGGAAGCGGAAGTTGTGGCAAAAGCAGCGTAA
- the yieE gene encoding DNA-binding transcriptional regulator YeiE: MHITLRQLEVFAEVLKSGSTTQASQMLALSQSAVSAALTDLEGQLGVQLFDRVGKRLVVNEHGRLLYPRALALLEQAIEIEQLFREDNGAIRVFASSTIGNYILPEVIARYRRDFPTLPLEMSVGNSQDVINAVIDFRVDIGLIEGPCHNVDIIAEPWLEDELVVFASPASSLLQGEVTLERLAQAQWILREQGSGTREIVDYLLLSHLPHFQLGMELGNSEAIKHAVRHGLGISCLSRRVIAEQLETGSLVEIPVPLPKLVRTLWCIHHRQKHLSSSLQRFLRYCEM; encoded by the coding sequence ATGCACATTACATTGCGTCAGCTGGAAGTGTTTGCCGAGGTGCTGAAAAGCGGCTCGACGACCCAGGCGTCACAAATGCTGGCGCTCTCGCAGTCTGCCGTCAGCGCGGCGTTGACCGATCTCGAAGGCCAGTTGGGCGTCCAGCTGTTTGACAGGGTAGGGAAGCGACTGGTGGTTAACGAACATGGCCGCCTGCTTTACCCGCGCGCGCTGGCGCTGCTGGAGCAGGCTATTGAAATCGAGCAGCTGTTCCGCGAGGACAACGGCGCGATCCGCGTTTTTGCCAGCAGCACCATCGGCAACTACATCCTGCCGGAAGTGATTGCCCGCTACCGCCGGGATTTCCCGACCCTGCCGCTGGAGATGAGCGTGGGTAACAGCCAGGACGTGATCAACGCGGTGATTGATTTCCGCGTGGATATCGGACTTATCGAAGGTCCTTGCCACAACGTCGATATCATTGCCGAGCCCTGGCTGGAGGATGAGCTGGTGGTGTTTGCGTCTCCGGCCTCGTCGTTATTGCAGGGTGAGGTGACGCTGGAGCGGCTGGCGCAGGCGCAGTGGATCCTCCGCGAGCAGGGTTCCGGCACGCGTGAGATTGTCGACTACCTGCTGCTGTCGCATCTGCCGCATTTCCAGCTGGGAATGGAGCTGGGAAACTCAGAGGCGATTAAGCACGCGGTGCGTCATGGCCTGGGCATCAGCTGTCTTTCCCGGCGGGTGATTGCCGAACAGCTGGAGACCGGATCGCTGGTGGAAATCCCCGTTCCGCTGCCAAAACTGGTGCGCACGCTGTGGTGCATCCACCATCGTCAGAAACACCTGTCCAGTTCGCTGCAGCGTTTTCTGCGCTACTGCGAGATGTAA
- a CDS encoding YeiH family protein, protein MSEITLQHHRTVWHFVPGLALSAVVTGVALWGGSIPAVAGAGFSALTLAILLGMVVGNTVYPHIWKSCDGGVIFAKQHLLRLGIILYGFRLTFSQIADVGVSGIAIDVLTLTSTFLLACFIGQKVFGLDKQTSWLIGAGSSICGAAAVLATEPVVKAEASKVTVAVATVVIFGTLAIFLYPAMYPLVAHWFSPETYGIYIGSTMHEVAQVVAAGHAINPEAENAAVIAKMLRVMMLAPFLIFLAARVKQLAPAGGSEKSKITIPWFAILFIVVAIFNSFHLLPKAVVEMLVTLDTVLLAMAMAALGVTTHVSALKKAGAKPLLMALVLFIWLIVGGGAINLAVHSLMA, encoded by the coding sequence ATGTCAGAAATCACCTTACAACATCATCGTACAGTGTGGCACTTCGTGCCCGGCCTTGCGCTCAGCGCCGTCGTCACCGGCGTGGCCTTATGGGGCGGCAGTATTCCGGCAGTGGCCGGTGCAGGGTTCAGCGCGTTAACGCTGGCCATTTTGCTCGGCATGGTGGTCGGGAACACCGTTTACCCCCACATCTGGAAATCCTGTGACGGCGGCGTGATTTTCGCCAAGCAGCATTTATTACGTCTCGGGATTATCCTTTACGGCTTCCGTCTCACCTTTTCGCAGATTGCGGACGTGGGCGTCAGCGGGATTGCCATTGACGTCCTGACGCTGACCAGCACCTTTTTACTGGCGTGCTTTATCGGTCAGAAAGTGTTTGGCCTGGATAAGCAAACCAGCTGGTTAATCGGCGCAGGCAGCAGCATCTGCGGCGCGGCCGCAGTGCTGGCAACAGAACCCGTCGTTAAAGCCGAAGCCAGTAAAGTGACGGTGGCGGTCGCGACGGTGGTTATCTTCGGTACGCTGGCAATCTTCCTGTATCCGGCCATGTACCCGCTGGTGGCGCACTGGTTTAGCCCGGAAACCTACGGCATCTATATTGGCTCAACCATGCACGAAGTGGCGCAGGTGGTGGCGGCAGGTCACGCCATTAACCCGGAAGCGGAAAACGCGGCGGTCATTGCCAAAATGCTGCGCGTGATGATGCTGGCCCCGTTCCTGATTTTCCTCGCGGCCCGTGTTAAACAGCTGGCACCGGCTGGCGGCAGCGAGAAGAGCAAAATCACCATTCCGTGGTTTGCGATCCTGTTCATCGTGGTCGCTATCTTTAACTCCTTCCACCTGCTGCCGAAAGCGGTAGTGGAGATGCTGGTGACGCTGGATACGGTGCTGCTGGCGATGGCGATGGCGGCGCTGGGGGTGACCACGCACGTCAGCGCGCTGAAAAAAGCCGGTGCGAAGCCGCTGCTGATGGCGCTGGTGCTCTTCATCTGGCTGATTGTCGGCGGCGGTGCGATTAACCTCGCCGTGCACAGCCTGATGGCATAA
- the fruK gene encoding 1-phosphofructokinase, with protein MSRRVATITLNPAYDLVGFCPEIERGEVNLVRTTGLHAAGKGINVAKVLKDLGIDVTVGGFLGKDNQDGFQQLFSELGIANRFQVVQGRTRINVKLTEKDGEVTDLNFSGFEVTPADWERFVTDSLTWLGQFDMVCVSGSLPSGVSPEAFTDWMTRLRSQCPCIIFDSSRDALVAGLKASPWLVKPNRRELEIWAGRKLPELKDVIEAAHALREQGIAHVVISLGAEGALWVNASGEWIAKPPSMEVVSTVGAGDSMVGGLIYGLLMRESSEHTLRLATAVAALAVSQSNVGITDRTQLAAMMARVDLKPFN; from the coding sequence ATGAGCAGACGTGTTGCGACTATTACGCTGAACCCGGCTTATGACCTGGTGGGGTTTTGCCCGGAAATTGAACGCGGCGAAGTTAACCTCGTGCGTACCACTGGCCTGCATGCTGCGGGCAAAGGGATTAACGTCGCGAAGGTGCTCAAGGATCTCGGTATCGACGTCACCGTAGGCGGATTCCTCGGTAAAGATAACCAGGATGGCTTCCAGCAGCTGTTCAGCGAGCTGGGCATTGCCAACCGTTTCCAGGTTGTGCAGGGCCGTACCCGCATCAACGTTAAGCTGACGGAAAAAGACGGCGAAGTGACCGATCTTAACTTCTCCGGTTTCGAAGTGACGCCAGCTGACTGGGAGCGCTTTGTGACCGACTCCCTGACCTGGCTGGGCCAGTTCGATATGGTGTGCGTCAGCGGCAGCCTGCCGTCCGGCGTCAGCCCGGAAGCGTTTACCGACTGGATGACGCGTCTGCGCAGCCAGTGCCCGTGCATTATCTTCGACAGCAGCCGCGATGCGCTGGTGGCGGGTCTGAAAGCCTCTCCGTGGCTGGTGAAGCCAAACCGCCGCGAGCTGGAGATCTGGGCAGGACGCAAGCTGCCGGAATTAAAAGATGTGATTGAGGCCGCCCATGCGCTGCGCGAGCAGGGTATTGCTCACGTGGTGATCTCGCTGGGTGCAGAAGGGGCGTTGTGGGTTAACGCTTCAGGTGAATGGATTGCCAAACCGCCGTCAATGGAAGTAGTGAGCACCGTTGGCGCAGGGGATTCTATGGTTGGCGGCCTGATTTACGGCCTGCTGATGCGTGAATCCAGTGAACATACATTACGTCTTGCCACCGCCGTTGCAGCCCTGGCCGTGAGCCAGAGCAATGTCGGTATTACCGATCGTACCCAGTTAGCCGCGATGATGGCGCGCGTTGACTTAAAACCTTTTAACTAA
- the yeiP gene encoding elongation factor P-like protein YeiP, giving the protein MPRANEIKKGMVLNYNGKLLIVKDIDIQAPSARGAATLYKMRFADVRTGLKVEERFKGDDIVDTVTLTRRYVDFSYIDGNEYVFMDKEDYTPYIFTKDQIEEELLFIPEGGMPDMQVLTWDGVLLALELPQTVDLEIVETAPGIKGASASARNKPATLTTGLVVQVPEYLSAGEKIRIHIEEKRYMGRAD; this is encoded by the coding sequence ATGCCAAGAGCGAACGAAATTAAGAAAGGTATGGTACTGAATTACAACGGCAAATTGCTGATTGTGAAAGACATCGACATTCAGGCACCAAGCGCCCGTGGTGCAGCGACGCTGTACAAAATGCGTTTCGCCGATGTGCGTACCGGCCTGAAGGTGGAAGAACGTTTTAAAGGTGACGATATCGTTGATACCGTGACCCTGACCCGCCGCTACGTTGATTTCTCCTACATCGACGGCAACGAATACGTGTTCATGGATAAAGAAGATTACACCCCGTACATCTTCACCAAAGATCAGATCGAAGAAGAGCTGCTGTTCATTCCTGAAGGCGGTATGCCAGACATGCAGGTACTGACCTGGGACGGCGTGCTGCTGGCGCTTGAACTGCCGCAGACCGTGGATCTGGAAATCGTTGAAACCGCGCCGGGCATCAAAGGCGCGTCAGCAAGTGCGCGCAACAAACCAGCGACCCTGACCACCGGTCTGGTTGTGCAGGTGCCGGAATATCTCTCCGCTGGCGAGAAGATCCGCATCCATATTGAAGAAAAACGCTATATGGGTCGTGCTGACTGA
- the fruB gene encoding fused PTS fructose transporter subunit IIA/HPr protein, protein MFQLSVQDIHPGAQAGDKEEAIRQVAAALVQAGNVADGYVNGMLAREQQTSTFLGNGIAIPHGTTDTRDQVLKTGVKVYQFPQGVLWGDGQVAYVAIGIAASSDEHLGLLRQLTHVLSDDSVAEQLKSATTAEELRALLMGEKQSEALKLDNDTLTLDVVASDLVTLQALNAGRLKEAGAADATFVTRVINDKPLNLGQGIWLNDSAEGNLRSAIAVSRAATAFDVEGETAAMLVTVAMNDEQPVSVLKRLGDLLLNNKAEKLLNADAATVLALLTSDDALTDDVLNAEFVVRNEHGLHARPGTMLVNTIKQFESEITVTNLDGSGKPANGRSLMKVVALGVKKGHRLRFTAQGADAEQALKAIGDAIAAGLGEGA, encoded by the coding sequence ATGTTCCAGTTATCTGTTCAGGATATTCACCCGGGCGCTCAGGCCGGGGATAAAGAAGAGGCTATTCGTCAGGTTGCCGCTGCCCTTGTGCAGGCGGGTAACGTCGCGGACGGCTACGTAAACGGTATGCTGGCGCGCGAGCAGCAGACCTCCACCTTCCTCGGCAATGGCATTGCCATTCCGCACGGCACAACCGACACCCGCGACCAGGTGCTGAAAACCGGCGTTAAGGTCTATCAGTTCCCGCAGGGCGTGCTCTGGGGCGACGGCCAGGTGGCTTATGTTGCTATCGGTATCGCGGCGAGCAGCGACGAACACTTAGGCCTGCTGCGTCAGCTGACGCATGTCCTGAGCGATGACTCCGTGGCGGAACAGCTGAAGTCTGCAACAACCGCTGAAGAGCTGCGGGCGTTGCTGATGGGCGAAAAACAGAGTGAAGCGCTGAAGCTGGATAACGACACGCTGACGCTGGATGTTGTGGCCTCCGATCTGGTCACGCTGCAGGCATTGAACGCGGGTCGCCTGAAAGAAGCGGGTGCCGCTGATGCCACCTTTGTGACGCGCGTGATTAACGATAAACCGCTGAATCTCGGCCAGGGCATCTGGCTGAACGACAGCGCTGAAGGCAACCTGCGTAGCGCAATTGCAGTGAGCCGCGCCGCCACCGCGTTCGACGTTGAGGGCGAGACAGCAGCCATGCTGGTGACCGTGGCGATGAACGATGAGCAGCCGGTTTCGGTGCTGAAGCGTCTGGGCGATCTGCTGCTGAACAATAAAGCTGAAAAACTGCTGAACGCCGATGCGGCGACCGTGCTGGCGCTGCTGACCAGCGACGACGCTCTAACGGACGACGTGCTGAACGCCGAGTTCGTGGTGCGCAACGAACACGGCCTGCATGCCCGTCCGGGCACCATGCTGGTCAACACCATTAAACAATTTGAAAGCGAGATTACCGTGACCAACCTGGATGGTTCGGGCAAACCGGCCAACGGCCGTAGCCTGATGAAAGTCGTCGCGCTGGGCGTGAAGAAAGGCCATCGCCTGCGCTTCACCGCGCAGGGCGCAGATGCTGAACAGGCGCTGAAAGCAATTGGCGACGCCATCGCGGCAGGTCTGGGGGAGGGCGCATAA